A window of the Bdellovibrio sp. ZAP7 genome harbors these coding sequences:
- a CDS encoding 3-hydroxyacyl-CoA dehydrogenase NAD-binding domain-containing protein produces MSMLESIRINPQGEIAVVEFDLVGEKVNKFSTPVMMRLKDVVEELRKSSYKAVIFKSMKPKIFIAGADIEEIKGMTTKEQFNDAVKAGQEIMNMVEDLPMPTFASVNGACMGGGCEFIMSCDYRIASDDSSTKIGLPEIQLGILPGFGGTQRMPRIMGLQASLDIILAGKAVNSKKALKSGLVDKVVHPNLLDEQAIKWAKEVIAAGGQKRRKKFQPQGLVNKVLEGPAKGIVFKKAREGVMKATKGHYPAPLKALDVIQKTYGMSDRDAGMRIEREGFCELGVTAESKNLIHVYYLTEMVKKQTGVSGVNVKPKEVKGLGILGAGTMGGGIAYVAADKGIQVRMKDLNPDALAKGLKHASDLWMKLVKRKSIDKYQFQQKIDAVSVTTDYSGFKNLDVVVEAIVEDMGIKQKVIGECAGQMRPDAIIATNTSSLSVTEMAKGHPRPEYFAGMHFFNPVNKMPLVEVIRGEKTSDETIATIFELTKKMGKMPVVVKDGPGFLVNRLLLPYMAEAAWLMQEGMSIEVVDKAYVKEFGMPMGPFELMDEVGLDVCIKVLKIFKKAFGERIEMAPCMEALEKSGRLGRKNGKGFYTYQADGKRGDVDQTVYGALGLGSPSNPLQPKECIERGVFAMVNECSLALIEDHIVELPHEVDLGMIMGTGFPPFRGGLLKYADSIGSQYIADQLATYASSRNAKRLKPATPLANMAKSNAKFYK; encoded by the coding sequence ATGTCTATGCTAGAAAGTATCAGAATTAATCCACAAGGTGAAATCGCAGTTGTTGAGTTCGATCTTGTGGGTGAAAAAGTTAATAAATTTTCAACACCGGTTATGATGAGACTGAAAGACGTCGTTGAAGAACTACGTAAGTCTTCTTACAAAGCGGTGATCTTTAAATCCATGAAGCCGAAAATCTTTATCGCTGGTGCTGACATCGAAGAGATCAAAGGCATGACGACGAAAGAACAATTCAACGACGCGGTTAAAGCCGGTCAAGAAATCATGAATATGGTTGAAGACCTCCCAATGCCAACTTTCGCGTCTGTAAATGGCGCGTGTATGGGTGGTGGTTGTGAGTTCATCATGTCTTGCGATTACCGTATCGCTTCCGATGATTCCTCAACGAAAATCGGTCTTCCAGAAATTCAATTGGGTATCTTGCCAGGTTTTGGCGGTACTCAACGTATGCCTCGTATCATGGGCTTGCAAGCGTCATTGGATATCATCCTTGCTGGTAAGGCAGTGAATTCTAAAAAGGCATTGAAATCAGGCCTAGTGGACAAAGTCGTTCATCCGAACTTGTTGGATGAGCAAGCGATCAAATGGGCGAAAGAAGTCATCGCAGCTGGCGGTCAAAAACGTCGCAAGAAGTTCCAACCGCAAGGTTTGGTCAATAAAGTTCTTGAAGGCCCAGCAAAAGGCATTGTGTTTAAGAAAGCCCGTGAAGGCGTAATGAAAGCAACCAAAGGTCACTATCCAGCTCCACTTAAAGCATTGGATGTGATTCAAAAAACTTACGGCATGAGCGATCGTGATGCGGGTATGCGTATCGAACGCGAAGGCTTCTGTGAGTTGGGTGTCACGGCGGAATCTAAAAACCTGATCCACGTTTACTACTTAACTGAAATGGTTAAAAAGCAAACCGGCGTATCAGGTGTGAATGTAAAACCGAAAGAAGTTAAAGGCCTGGGTATCTTGGGTGCTGGTACCATGGGTGGCGGTATCGCTTACGTTGCGGCAGATAAGGGCATTCAAGTTCGTATGAAAGACTTGAATCCAGATGCGTTGGCAAAAGGTTTGAAGCACGCCAGCGACCTTTGGATGAAGTTGGTAAAACGTAAATCCATCGACAAATATCAATTCCAACAAAAAATCGACGCAGTATCAGTAACAACTGATTACTCGGGTTTCAAAAACCTGGATGTGGTTGTCGAAGCGATCGTTGAAGACATGGGTATCAAGCAAAAAGTCATCGGTGAGTGTGCAGGTCAAATGCGCCCTGACGCGATTATTGCGACGAACACGTCTTCTTTGTCAGTGACTGAAATGGCCAAGGGTCATCCACGTCCTGAATACTTTGCAGGAATGCACTTCTTCAATCCGGTAAATAAAATGCCACTTGTTGAAGTTATCCGCGGTGAAAAAACATCTGACGAAACTATCGCGACTATTTTTGAACTCACTAAGAAAATGGGTAAAATGCCTGTCGTGGTTAAAGACGGCCCGGGCTTCCTTGTGAATCGTCTTCTTTTGCCATATATGGCGGAAGCTGCTTGGTTGATGCAAGAAGGTATGAGCATTGAAGTCGTAGATAAAGCCTACGTAAAAGAATTCGGAATGCCAATGGGTCCATTTGAATTGATGGATGAAGTTGGTTTGGATGTTTGTATCAAAGTTCTAAAAATCTTCAAAAAAGCATTCGGCGAGCGCATTGAAATGGCGCCTTGTATGGAAGCTCTTGAGAAGTCAGGCCGCTTGGGTCGTAAGAATGGTAAAGGTTTCTACACTTACCAGGCTGATGGCAAACGCGGTGACGTCGATCAAACAGTATATGGAGCATTGGGCTTGGGTTCGCCAAGTAATCCTCTGCAACCAAAGGAATGCATCGAGCGCGGTGTGTTCGCGATGGTGAATGAGTGCTCGCTGGCCTTGATCGAAGATCATATCGTTGAACTTCCTCACGAAGTTGACTTGGGTATGATCATGGGTACAGGCTTCCCACCATTCCGTGGTGGCTTGCTTAAGTATGCCGACAGCATTGGCTCGCAATATATCGCTGATCAATTGGCGACATATGCTTCCAGCCGCAATGCTAAACGTTTGAAGCCAGCAACGCCACTGGCGAACATGGCTAAATCAAACGCTAAGTTCTACAAGTAA
- a CDS encoding HAMP domain-containing sensor histidine kinase, producing the protein MNTAIKLKEHSKVRQAAHDIRSPLSALNILVKTCGDSLSEEAKALLEASIKRINEIAADLLAIEESSQEGSVEITSGKRMSGAELQASLQGLVSEKRVQTQCEVVLHANLKNVSASVALPRTYFERIVSNLVDNSIQAMGERAGRIQIMVTENIDGSLSIQVHDNGSGIPSHRLPLLGRKGATFRKGGTGLGLYHAKTVINHFGGEMGIISEEGVGTMIKIKLPRRLS; encoded by the coding sequence ATGAACACAGCAATCAAGCTAAAAGAACATTCAAAGGTACGCCAAGCGGCTCATGATATCCGCTCGCCGCTATCTGCTTTGAATATTCTTGTTAAGACTTGCGGTGATTCATTGTCAGAGGAAGCTAAAGCATTACTTGAAGCTTCTATTAAAAGAATTAACGAGATTGCAGCGGATCTTCTGGCGATCGAAGAGTCTTCTCAAGAAGGATCTGTAGAAATCACAAGCGGCAAACGGATGAGTGGAGCAGAGCTTCAAGCGTCACTTCAAGGTCTAGTGAGCGAAAAACGTGTGCAAACTCAATGTGAAGTCGTTCTTCATGCCAACCTTAAAAATGTATCTGCATCGGTTGCGCTGCCAAGAACTTATTTTGAAAGAATCGTTTCTAATCTTGTCGATAATTCTATCCAAGCCATGGGTGAGAGAGCTGGGCGAATTCAGATCATGGTAACGGAGAATATCGACGGCTCCCTTTCGATCCAGGTCCATGATAATGGTTCTGGCATTCCTTCGCACCGTCTGCCTCTGTTGGGTCGTAAGGGAGCTACTTTTCGTAAAGGTGGTACAGGGCTTGGTTTGTATCACGCAAAAACTGTTATTAACCACTTCGGTGGCGAAATGGGTATCATCAGCGAGGAGGGTGTGGGCACCATGATTAAAATCAAATTGCCCCGCCGCTTATCATAG
- a CDS encoding HNH endonuclease, with translation MSGLSLVSNQDLESSLKSLVRKERMLLHLILEHIREIDARKIYLERAHSSMFHYMMSELGYSSSAAMRRLDAARMLNAVPSLADKIQQGDVNLTQVGELSRAIKEKEKSGFKVSDEAKIQILDQISGLNSEETQKVVALSLDVDLREPEKVRVQKDDSVHLSITLTREQYNLLTSCKDKAAHSLQLADGDYSWAKVIEVVAGQYLDSKLFISKTVKSSPNVTDGDAIHKDVNSSDVIKSDNKSLTLKTRRYILNRDKCCQYKDKHTGRQCRSTYGLQVDHIVPRWSGGTHAPANLQALCGAHNSLKYREEAGIKLRRVSR, from the coding sequence ATGAGTGGTCTGTCGTTGGTGAGTAACCAAGATCTTGAGAGTAGTTTAAAAAGTCTTGTTCGAAAAGAGCGGATGTTGCTTCATTTAATATTGGAACATATCAGGGAGATTGATGCGCGAAAGATCTATTTAGAACGAGCTCATTCTTCGATGTTTCATTATATGATGAGTGAACTAGGTTACTCGAGTTCAGCTGCGATGCGAAGATTGGATGCAGCGAGAATGTTAAATGCTGTTCCTTCACTTGCAGATAAAATTCAGCAAGGAGATGTGAACTTAACCCAGGTGGGTGAGCTTTCCAGGGCAATCAAAGAAAAAGAAAAGAGTGGATTTAAGGTTTCCGATGAAGCCAAAATTCAAATCCTAGATCAGATTTCTGGATTAAATAGTGAGGAAACTCAAAAGGTCGTGGCCTTGAGTTTGGATGTCGATTTGAGGGAGCCGGAGAAAGTTAGAGTTCAAAAAGACGACTCCGTTCATCTATCGATTACGTTGACTCGTGAGCAGTATAATCTGCTCACCAGTTGTAAAGATAAGGCTGCGCATAGCCTTCAGCTCGCTGATGGAGATTATTCTTGGGCTAAGGTTATCGAAGTCGTTGCGGGCCAATACTTAGATTCAAAATTATTTATTTCGAAAACCGTGAAAAGTTCGCCAAATGTCACAGACGGTGATGCAATTCACAAGGATGTTAATAGTAGTGATGTTATCAAGTCAGACAATAAATCCCTCACCCTAAAAACACGCAGATATATTCTTAATCGCGACAAATGTTGCCAGTACAAAGACAAACATACGGGGCGGCAGTGCCGGAGTACCTACGGTTTGCAAGTGGATCATATCGTTCCGCGATGGAGTGGAGGAACTCATGCGCCTGCGAATTTGCAGGCGCTCTGTGGTGCTCACAATAGTCTTAAATATCGTGAGGAGGCGGGTATAAAACTCCGGCGAGTTTCGAGGTGA
- a CDS encoding TIGR02147 family protein, with product MNIFEYEDYRTYLKAFLALEENQASGRRKQLLASANMSSSYLTQILAGTKHLSSEQAYEMALDMGLTEKETDYLLVLVDIGRVGTVKLRERLMMRLRALQAESKHVSAKVSTDRHLTDQQKAVYYSNWLYTAVRNLVPTEKGRSIKDIAMKLDVPEPRVEAVVQFLIDVGLVGKFDDGLRYRRGYTHLDASDPLIFRHHQNWRQRAIQRMDHYNENHLHYTCPMAISKDLAIKLRAQLLEEIKRLNQSMKDTPEVSYCLNIDLFEY from the coding sequence ATGAACATCTTTGAGTACGAAGACTATCGCACCTATTTGAAGGCTTTTTTGGCCTTAGAAGAAAACCAGGCATCGGGCCGCCGCAAACAACTCCTGGCTTCTGCCAATATGAGTAGCTCCTATCTGACTCAAATCCTTGCAGGCACCAAACATCTGTCCTCTGAGCAAGCTTATGAGATGGCTTTAGACATGGGACTGACAGAGAAAGAAACAGACTATCTGTTGGTTCTCGTCGACATCGGCCGCGTGGGCACCGTGAAGTTGCGTGAACGTTTGATGATGAGATTGCGCGCCCTTCAAGCGGAATCAAAACATGTTTCTGCGAAAGTCAGCACCGATCGCCATCTGACGGACCAGCAAAAGGCGGTCTATTATTCGAATTGGCTTTACACGGCTGTTCGCAATCTTGTGCCTACCGAAAAAGGTCGCAGCATCAAAGACATCGCCATGAAATTGGACGTGCCAGAGCCTCGCGTGGAAGCTGTCGTGCAATTTTTAATCGACGTCGGTTTGGTGGGTAAATTTGATGACGGCTTAAGATACCGCCGCGGCTACACTCACCTGGATGCGTCTGATCCATTGATCTTCCGTCATCATCAAAATTGGCGTCAGCGTGCCATTCAGCGCATGGATCACTATAACGAAAATCATCTGCATTACACTTGTCCCATGGCAATTTCAAAAGATCTTGCGATCAAACTGCGCGCGCAACTGCTTGAAGAAATCAAACGCTTGAATCAATCGATGAAAGACACGCCTGAGGTTTCCTACTGCTTGAATATTGATTTGTTCGAGTACTAG
- a CDS encoding thiolase family protein, whose amino-acid sequence MKSPRDVVLVEGVRTPFAKSGTKLKKVHPAQLGQVALKQLIAQTNLDVNSVDEVIIGNTGNPPDAVNISRVVALNAGIPMKTSAYTVHRNCASALESISNGFEKIKSGTMDVVIAGGTESMSQIPTLAPQKFQDIYEKLFAAKGPKQALPLLWKLFKADVSQIKALLQGNMRDPYFPQIGVMLGLTDPFVGINMGQTAEILAKEWGLNRQMQDAFALRSHQLASKAMKEGRMKEESTPVYLAPEYKEVISEDIGPRDTQTMEALAKLKPFFDKATGTITAGNSCPITDGAAMVLLMSREKAEQAGYKPLATIRSYGFAGLEPERMGLGPAYSTPLALKRAGLSLKDIGLVELNEAFAAQVMSCQRAMDSDKFAQEKLGLSAKVGEIRDEILNVNGGAIALGHPVGATGTRIVLTLAKEMKRRGVQHGLATLCIGGGQGGSMILENEG is encoded by the coding sequence ATGAAGTCACCACGTGATGTGGTTCTCGTTGAAGGTGTGCGTACACCATTCGCAAAATCAGGTACAAAACTTAAAAAAGTTCACCCAGCACAGTTGGGACAAGTTGCGCTTAAGCAATTAATCGCGCAAACGAACTTGGATGTAAATTCCGTTGATGAAGTGATCATCGGAAACACTGGTAATCCACCAGATGCTGTGAATATCTCGCGCGTTGTTGCTTTGAATGCAGGTATCCCGATGAAAACATCGGCGTACACCGTTCACAGAAACTGTGCTTCAGCACTTGAGTCGATCTCTAACGGTTTTGAAAAAATCAAATCCGGCACGATGGATGTTGTGATCGCGGGTGGTACTGAATCCATGTCGCAAATCCCAACTCTAGCGCCGCAAAAATTCCAAGACATCTATGAAAAACTTTTCGCGGCAAAAGGTCCAAAGCAAGCTTTGCCATTGTTGTGGAAGCTTTTTAAAGCAGACGTCAGTCAAATCAAAGCGCTTCTTCAAGGCAACATGAGAGATCCCTATTTCCCACAAATCGGTGTGATGTTGGGTCTGACAGATCCTTTCGTAGGGATCAACATGGGACAAACAGCTGAGATCCTGGCAAAAGAGTGGGGCTTGAATCGTCAGATGCAAGATGCTTTCGCTCTTCGTTCCCATCAGTTGGCTTCCAAAGCGATGAAAGAAGGTCGCATGAAGGAAGAATCAACTCCCGTGTACTTGGCTCCTGAATACAAAGAAGTGATCTCTGAAGACATCGGTCCTCGTGACACTCAAACTATGGAAGCACTAGCGAAATTGAAGCCGTTCTTCGATAAAGCAACAGGGACAATCACAGCTGGTAATTCTTGCCCAATTACAGATGGTGCCGCGATGGTGCTTTTAATGTCTCGTGAGAAAGCAGAGCAAGCAGGTTACAAACCTCTGGCTACAATCCGTTCTTACGGCTTCGCAGGCCTGGAGCCAGAGCGCATGGGGCTGGGCCCGGCGTACTCAACACCACTTGCACTTAAGCGCGCAGGTCTTTCTTTGAAAGACATCGGTTTGGTAGAGCTAAACGAAGCGTTCGCCGCTCAAGTTATGTCCTGCCAAAGAGCCATGGATTCTGACAAATTTGCCCAAGAGAAACTTGGCTTGTCTGCAAAAGTCGGAGAGATTCGTGACGAGATCCTAAACGTTAACGGTGGCGCGATTGCATTGGGTCATCCAGTAGGTGCGACAGGGACTCGTATCGTATTGACTCTTGCGAAAGAAATGAAACGCAGAGGCGTACAGCACGGTCTTGCAACACTTTGCATCGGTGGCGGTCAAGGTGGTTCTATGATTCTGGAGAATGAGGGCTAG